The following are encoded together in the Tripterygium wilfordii isolate XIE 37 chromosome 18, ASM1340144v1, whole genome shotgun sequence genome:
- the LOC119983430 gene encoding uncharacterized protein LOC119983430, with protein MDHLKLWGEELRLSSGSSRSTDKDDIDINEIKQEEPDLVNEGEEDIEVDVTNEFSIDMVFNSRQSLIEWVQNTGRNLGFVIDTKSSEIGGFGRRYKLLLKCDRGGTYKSKKTSTRLTVTKKRDCPFRVKGMKLKTDDDWTVRVLCGMHNHSATLYMEGHSYVDKLFAAENEIFIDMLKNLVKPQNILYTLKNRDPNNVSTNKTIYNARQKFRTTEKTGSLALLRAFLHLLLMDATYKTNRFRMSLVEIVGVTSTKMTF; from the exons ATGGATCATCTGAAATTATGGGGTGAAGAGCtaagattgtcaagtggttctagTCGTTCTActgataag GATGAtattgatataaatgaaataaaacaagaagaaccTGATCTTGTAAATGAAGGTGAAGAAGACATTGAAGTGGATGTAACAAATGAATTTTCCATCGATATG GTATTCAATTCGCGTCAATCGTTAATTGAATGGGTGCAGAATACTGGACGTAATTTGGGTTTTGTTATTGATACTAAAAGTTCAGAGATTGGTGGATTCGGGAGGAGATACAAATTATTGTTAAAATGTGATCGTGGTGGCACCTACAAAAGTAAGAAAACCTCCACAAGGTTAACTGTCACAAAAAAACGAGATTGTCCATTCAGAGTGAAAgggatgaaattgaaaacagaTGATGATTGGACGGTAAGAGTACTATGTGGAATGCATAACCATTCCGcgacattatatatggagggtcATTCATATGTTGATAAGCTTTTTGCTGCTGAAAATGAAATATTCATAGATATGTTAAAGAATTTGGTGAAGCCACAAAACATCTTATATACGTTAAAGAACAGGGATCCGAACAACGTGTCCACCAATAAAACTATATACAATGCACGCCAGAAGTTTCGAACTACAGAGAAAACTG GTTCGTTAGCACTATTGCGTGCATTCCTGCATCTGTTACTGATGGATGCTACATATAAAACTAACAGGTTCAGGATGTCTCTAGTTGAAATTGTGGGCGTGACTTCAACGAAGATGACATTTTGA